The DNA window ctaaataaacaattttctaaGAGACATGCAAgtgacaaacaaataaataaaaataaacaaaaaatcagcatatatatatatatatatatatatatatatatatatatatatatatatggcgagagagagagagagatacagagacagaggcagaggcagaggcagagaaagaggcagatagatagagagaatggatgcaccaagacctccagccactgcaaacgaactccagatctgtTTGTCATGCTGTACATCtgacctatgtgggtcctggggaatcacatctgggtccttaggcttctcaggtaagtgccttaactgctaagccatctctccagcccccaactcagTATTTTTTGTTGCAAATGTTCTGtagaagatatatatgtatatacgaaTGATGTTTAGTATTTGGGATGTAAGATTAGACAAATAGTTCTTataattgaattaaaaatataaccCATTTTAGGAAAAAGTTCATAAGTTtcatttcatcaaaaaaaaaaaaaaacttgggctggagagatggcttagcagtaaaaaacttgcctgtgaaggctaaagaccacagtttgaggctcaatttcccaggacccacattagccagatgcataagggggcgcatgcatctggatttcatttgcagtggctggagaccctggagtacccattctcttccccgcctttctctctgtctgttactgtcaaataaataaataaaaaataaacaaaaaaaaatgttttagcttcctttttaaaattttttaaattagttttgtattcagaaaacacaggcagtttggtaccattattaggctcatccatggcctaccccctccccactggccactccttgttgaggtatatgggtcatgcattgtggagttagctcacagttattggtacgataaatgtctctgcagatcatgacccaacatgtgactctgacattctttccaccccctcttccgcaaaatttccctgagccatgttgggttcatttgtggtctgcttcaatgctgaggtgttgggggcctctgagggtctggctctctgatttagtaggagttgatttttctctgtgttggtcaccttcccccttgtgctggtatccagtttatcagggaaacagcacccttgtttgtttctccagttttccttagtttcagccagggcccttttgaggtatgatggggtggctctctccttaggatctatatctatctgaaaaatagaagcagattctccagcagagagtaagttagcacccggacaaatgagatagcccttactttttttttttttttagagaattttaataggtagcccatgattgatggtagcttgatattggagtgtgggcttatgtttggatatggttctgacttgtttccagctccagctatgggtcccataccactgagggtatcagttagccaaatcaagagcagttggtttccccccatggctgtgtgccactattgcacttgtgtgggcatcacaacaggttatttgctgctaagtaggttcgaccatgagttgcttggaaaagatattggtcatttcccccagtcgcccatgtagcaccttctggcactagacatgctgactacctggggactgactctctcctggcttccaggcatgccattccattttatgtgtcagctgcatatggtgtcttcagcaataaggtcttaccactaacctttggtgggttatcaagtactctgacataaatctgtcattcttttaggaaaccttgtaggtttctctgatcaaaagctcattgtggatgatagccccatgctggtactgggagttacaggtcagtgccccctaagaaaatgatggaaaagataactaatatacaagaattagagagatgagagagggggggagaagatgtagaagaaataaaataaaataaaaaactttggaactggagagatggcttagcagctaaagtgcttgcttgcaaagctgaaggacccaggtccaattccccaggactcaggtaagtcagatgcagaaggtggcacctgtgtctggagttcatttgcagtacctggaggccctgacatgccccccatctctctcatgaatacataaaaataaaatatttaatagataaataaattaaattaaaactttggctggagagatggctcagcagttaaggtgcttgcttataaagcctaatggctcaggattgattccccagggcccacatacagccagaagcacaaagcagcacatgcatctggagtttgtttgcagtgccgcaggaggccctggcacatccattctctcccagtcattctttctctctttctatctctctttacaaatgaataaaattaaaactttgtgaagcatagtggctcacacctgccatctcagcacttgggagcatgggatggaagatcaagagttcaaacacagcctgggctgcacagcaaGCCCTTGtctaaaaaattaattcattaattaaaaccTTTTTTGTGGTGCTCATGATCAAacacagggccttgcacatgctaggcaagtattctaccattgagctaaaAAGCTAGCCCTAAAATTAATAGCTCTTATTTTGAGAAAGCTCCTGATTAGAAGACAAAAATACAAACTATGGACTGAAAGGAAATAGTTGCAAAACACCTATCTGACAAAGaacaaatatttagaatataaaGAGTTCTTAAAACTAACAGTAAAAACAATGCCACTAGAAAATATGGTAATGAAAAGATACAGATACTTACCAATGAAAATATGTTATAAATGGCAAACAAGCACATAAAAAGGTAAACACCAGGACTAGAAATGTAACTCAGTGGCCAGCCACTTGCCCAACAtctacaaggctctgggttccatccccaacactgcaaaaaaaatacCATTAGTCATTCAGATATAAAATCCCTAATGAGATCACCATGCATTTATCAGAGGgactaaaagttaaaaaaaaaaaaagtagcaacaTCAAATGCTGCTGAGAATGCAGAGAAACTGCATCACTCCTATGTCTAGTAGGAATGTACAAGGGATAGccactccaggttagcctgggctagattgagaacctgtattgaaagacaaaaacaaaataaaagtggggctgggTGATTGCTTGGCATTTagcacttgcttcacaagcatgagggcctgagagggcctgattcactcagagctcaattccccagcacctatgtcaCACAGGGGGTGTGACCTCACACCTGTAACACAGATGGGTGTGGCCATACACCTCTGTTACTCAGTCCTTCTGGGCAGAGAACTTCTGGGGCTCGCTGATTTCTCCCTCCCCTCAAAAGTGAAAACAGCACCTTTAGGCTGAGttagagactccatctcaagaaagaaGGCAGGTAAGTTAAAAGAGGACCTCTGCAAGAATGTATACACATGCTTCTGCCACCTCTGCAcacaatccctctctctctctctctctctctctctctctctctctctctctctctgtctctctctcacacacacacgtgagcgcACGCGTGTATATACTACTCCACTACACACCACAATACTCTATACAcactcaaaagaataaaataaaataaacacacacttaGAATATGTTGCAATAATTACAGCCTTGGCCATTTCCCCCCGAAAAAGGAGGCCTTATGTTTACGCAAAATCTTGTACACTGGGtggaggatgtagctcagtggatagTGTTTGCCCAGTATGTCCAAACCCCTAGGTTGGATCCCCTGCCCATACCTCCCACACACAGTATACACAGACATTTATAGCAGCTGTGTGTTGTTACAAAATAGGAAACAACCCAGATGTCCTTCAACCGATGAGTGGTTAAACAAACCACAGCAGATCTGTGTCATGGAATAATATTtagcaataaaaatgaatgaaatgttgTCATATACAACCTGGATGTTCACTTTCCTTATTTGTAACAAGGGTGgtgttttttcctgtttgttaTGGGGTTgctgtttatttgattttttttttgagaaaagttctcagtagcccaggctagcctcaaactatgGTGCCAAgagtaaccttgaactcctgatcctcctgcctttacctcccaagtgctgtgagccCCAACATTGGGCTTACAAGGTGGTGCGGTGTTGTACAAAAGGCTATTTTGGAATTAAAGATACAAGTGAGCATATTAGGACAGGATGAGAGcatatttcaaaaatatctgggattctttttattttaagattggAGACTCAACATAATCAAAAAGAAGTGGCTGGACAAACATTGTGACATTTCACCAGAGCTAGGAGGTCAGGAGAAAGAGAATTTAAGTGAATTCTGTTGGCATAAGCCATGGGGTCTGTTTATTTGTAGTGAGTGCTTCCAAATACAATAGCTGTTACCACCTTACACTGAGATAGGGCTCATAGACTTGAGTTAGAAATTAAAAGGACTCTGTGTTCCCAAGAATGTAAGAAAATGTCTGTATTCCAGTACACAAAGACTGACAGTTCAATGATCAAGGAACCTGAAAAACCGAAGAAACTTTGCTTCCTGAACACTAAGCAATACCAAATTCAGGCTCAGAACATGGTCAGCTGATATTTATCATGTGGTTCTAGCATGGCCTGTGCCTGTGTTCTGTCCAAACTCAGTAATGAAGTAGTCTATAAGAGTCCCTGAAAAATTCTACAAGCCCAATTATGGTACACGTGTGAAAGCAGATTTCTACAGTGATTTCCAGTGGAAACCAGATATGTGAGTTGTTACGGGGTCTTATGAGAACATATTAAGATTCTCTGAAAAGTCAGTCATAATGGCAGGTTTGTCTATGGGCGGGGTCTTGAGAAGCAATGACCAATGGCAGAGAGGGAGGTGAATAGAGTGGGGACAACCAGCCTCGGAGGCGAACAGAGTTCCCACAGCCACCTCAGGCAAACGCTCTATTGCCTATCGCCTGTTGGATGATTTGAATTGTTTGAGTTCACTCCAAACTTTTTTACCTTCCATTAGGTAACAAGATGGACCCTCATGATGAATATCAACGGGTGATTCGCCGCCATCTCCTTGAGAAGGAAGAGTTGTATGCTCAAATCCAGTCAATGAAATATTCCATCCCCAAAAACGACAAAAATAGGCGAAAGCAGATGTTTCTGGATGCGGCTCGTCATGAGGCCCAGATGAATCAGAGGCACCAGCAAGAATTAGAAAAGCTCCAAGATAAACTTAACTACATCACTGGGGAATCTATTACATCAAGCCTCGCTAAAATGAACCAGGAGAACCTGCCTCCTTGCTCTGCAAAGGCCCAGAAAAGGCGACAGAGAACCGGGCTTCTTCAGGGACCCCAGGAGAGGATAGCTCTGGAGGAGACAGATCTGTTCAGCATCTACCGTcttgaagaagaagagaaagtggCTGCCATCCTGAGGCCCAAAAATCTGGTGATGAAGACTATCCCAGCCGATGGTCACTGTATGTACCGAGCCATCCAAGACCAGCTCGCCTTCTCCGTGACAATGGAGACCCTGCGCTATCACACTGCCTCCTACATGCGGAAGCACATGGATGACTTCCTGCCATTCTTTAGTGAACCCGAAGGTGACAACTTATACACTCAGGAGGACTTCCTAAGATACTGCAACGACATCATGTTCAGATCATCGTGGGGTGGCCAGCTTGAGCTGAGAGCCATATCACACATCCTACAGACCCCCATCGAAGTGATCCAGGCTAACTCCCCCATCATTGTCATCGGAGAGGAATACCACCAGAAGCCACTCACCTTAATCTACCTGCATTATGCCTGCAACTTCGCTGAGCACTACAATTCTGTGAAGCCCATCAAGACCAGCCCAGTCGGAGTGAGAGGACTGGGACCAGCTCCACGCCTGTTCTAGGGATTTCTACAAGCCATGGGCACTGTGGCCCCTCCGCAACTGACCCTGCTGTTTACTGTGAACTGAAGCAGCCACCATGCCTCTTTAGtaggagtggtttttttttttctttttctttgatatcCTGTTTCCTCTTTCAAATGTTACTTAAAATTTACTGCTCAATTTGCTAGCTTGCCGTTCTTTCAGACTTTTACTGCATCTTTCTCTATGGTGAGGAGTAGGATGCTGAATTGCGTGAAAATAGCTTAATTGTACAATCAAGGGCTTAAATTAGATCAAATCGAACCTCCTTTTGCCCTTAAGggtcttttgtttctttccttcccaaCCTGAAAATGAGCCATGTTTCAACTAAGTTTGGGATAAaaatggaaagtttttatttcaccttTTCTTAACCCCGAATAAACAAGCTTGGGAGAATAGTTTAGCATCTTTGGATTGTATTGCCATCTATCAGCTTACTTAGATAGAGGTGGAGTTTATGTGATCACAGTGGTTTGTGACTGCCTTTCattgtatttttcaaaaataaaatgccatagGCTGCTCTTTGGTTTGCTTTTAACTTATGTTAGGCTTCTTGGGAGTGTCTCGGGTTATGAAcaaaaatttcaataatttttattattcatagTTGTGTGGCTGCAAGTGAATGCTAGTTGCTCAGATGTTTGCTATATTCTAAAAAACATTTTCAAGTTTAAAAAGGTAAATGGAAGTGTTAAATATAGAACATAATGTTAAAGGAACCAGTTAGTAAGTTAAGGTTTACCTCAAAGATGTGAAAGTTCTGAACTTAGTGACATTAACTATTAGagggaatatatttaaaaattttaacactAATTACTTGATCCATCTATCCATTGTGTTGAATCAGCAACTACTAGGAGGCCAAAAAAGTGAACAATGGagttctgtttatttttgagagttgTTATCTTGAATGtgataaaataattaagaaaggtAAAATGATTTACAGTAATTCTTAAACATTTCAtcatcaagccgggcgtggtggcgcacgcctttaatcccagcactcgggaggcagaggtaggcggattgccgtgagttcgaggccaccctgagactccatagtgaattccaggtcagcctgggctagagtgagactctacctcgaaaaagaaaaagaaaaaatttcatcATCAGATCATGTATTTCAATGAGGTTACTTAAACTCATTAAAAagattctttgggctggagagattgcttagtggttaagacatttgcatgtgaagcctaaagacctgtttgattccctattacccacataagccagatacacaaagtggcgtgtgcatctggagctcatttgcaatggctgaaggccctggcatgcacattctcattctatctctctctcctcaaataaataaatgaaatatttctttgtacaccaggagtggtggtgcatgcctttaatcccagcagttggtgACCACAGATGgtaggatccctatgagttcaaggccaacctgaggcaacataatgaattccaggaggtcagcctgggatagagggagactctaccttgaaaagaaaaaatgaaaaagaaaataactttgtCCCTTCAAAATGttgtaaaataaattatgtaatttcTAAGAACTTATACaacttgttaaaaataaaacagttttagaAATACCTGGTTTCCATTTCTTGTGTTCTGATTTACTTAGTCCATAGGGAGTTTATATCCCAGGATCTATATGGACTCCTGGGAGTTAGGAGCAGGTCTGTGGGAGAATAGGTGAGGTTTGGGGAAAGGAAATGCATCCACAGTCTTAGTGTAGCCTGCAGTGAAATATTTCCCAGGAAGGGGTCTAGGGAGGAACTTTATGCTAAAGCTGTCCTGAGTTGATGTTTCACTCAGAGAAACATATGAAATGGCTTCCCTAAACAATGTTTTCATTACTGTGCCCAATAAGGAACACCTACTTCCAAAACTTCATCCAGTCCAAGGCTACATtgcaggagggaaagaaaagccattgtgttttcttttgggatatttcaaaatataaatatggaAACCTTGACAGATAGTTCACCGTGTAGTCAGCTGGTGAGGTCTCTTGAGAAAACCCAGTATTGAAATACATTGTGAGAAGAGAACCTTTTATAGGAACAGGAAAATTGACTGGGGAAGGGAGTATTGGTTAGGGAGGAAGGGGTTAGCTAtgggaggggaaaagggaaaTGGGCCAGGAACGGAAATGTATTCTGTATAAGATGGTCTGGACAAGAAGGAAGGTGAAGGTTTGGGGCAGGGTCAGCCTAGGTAAAACTAACAGAGGCATTTGGGGTGGATGGGCACAAGCTAAGGAACAGACCATAGATCACAAGGAGAGCCTAGCTAGTGGAGAGGAAATACATGGGATCTGAAGCAAAAGGCTTGGAAAGGGTCCTGATTAAGAAGTGATGAAGGCTAATGAAACGCTCTAGAAATGGGAAAGGTGCTCTGTGGGGTGGACTGTACAGGGTGGGGGTGGAAGTCTGCTCTGCTAAGATAAGTAATTTTGATGGTCTGGCTGGGTAAGAGCATCCCAGGCTTGGAAAGAAGGCCTGGCTGAAGAAGGATGCCCAACAACAAAAGAGGTCCAGGTTGGGGGCATGGACACAGGCTGGTGAAGGGCTCCCTGGCACTGGAAGGTGACTCAGCCCAGGCAAGTTGTATAGGGATTGGAAGGGCACCTAGCTTAGGAGGGAAACTAGCTAAGAATTGAACTGTATTCTGTGGAATGGGTCCTTGCAAGGGTGGAATTACCTGATAATAGGGCAAGAAAGTGGGCTAGGCAGGGAGACTCTGGCTGTAGAAGGGTGAATAGGCTGGTAAATGAACAACTGTTAAATGGGGAATGGTTGGGACAGGCCACCTGGTCGGGCAAAGGACACTTGCTGGGGAAGAGTGTCTTGAAAACAAAGGGGGCCTTTCTGGTAAAGTAGGTGTTGACTGGGGAACAGGTCAGTTTGAAAAAAGGATAACTAGAGGATCCTTACAGGTAAAGGATATCTAGGCTTGCAAGGTTGGTGGAGGTTAAATAGACATGACTTGGGAAGAGTTCTAACTGGGAATGGAGTATAAGTAGATAGGGGCCTAGAAGAGGTAGGTGCCTAGTTTGATATGGGACATAGACTAGAGAACTACCTGTCATGTGAGAGgtcatggaaggaaaagagccTATCTGAGACTGGAGGATGGCAAAGACTGCAGGCACACGTAGGCAGAGGCACCAGGCAAAGAGGAAGATGTTAGGAAAGAGGTAATAGGTTAAGGAAAAGGACCCAGCTGGAGGATCAAGTATGAAGGCAGAGGAAGTGGATATGACTATGAGCAAAGGCCCAGGGTAGGGAGGAGAGTGCTGGCTGGGAAGGGGATAACAAGGTATGAATGGAGGACTCATTAGTGAAGAACGAACTGGCTGGTCAAGGGAAAGATGTCTAGTTGAGTAAGGAGCCCAGGAACACGAAAGGTGGTCCTGGCTGTCAAAAGAAGGAAAAGCCTGAGAAAGAGATCTAGCAAGTAGAAAGGGCCTACTGTGGCAGAGATTAGCTGGGATCCAGACAGACTCTAGCTGAGTTAGGAACATAGGACAGGAATGAGGGTCTAGTTGGAGGAAAGGCCAAGAACTAGGCAAAAGGACAAAGGCTGGGGAAGAGGAATTAAATGGGGACAGGAAGCCTGCTTGGAGACAGGGAATATGAAGTGGTCTCTGGCAGGAAAAAGGGGTCCTGGCTAGATCAAGTTCCTAAATGGTTGAGGTAGTACAGACTAGAGACAGGAGTTCAAACTAGGGAAGGTTGCCTGGTCATTTTACCTGTCTATGAGGCCCAGGCTAGGAAGGGGTAAAAAAGTAAAGTAGAGGGGGCATGGTTGGGTTGCTTCAGGAAAACTTGGATATGGAGTCTGGCAAGAAAGATAAGTATAGGTGAATATCTGCCTAGCAGGAGAAGGTCATATGGCCTTGGCTAGGGGAGGAGGCCTGGATAGGGAGGAAAGTCTAAAGGTATGAAGACAGTTTTGTTAAATGAGGGCTAGGGAAACAGTAAGAAAGTGAAGGAGAGGAAGCAGGCACAGGACTGACTGGAGTAGGGGGAGGCAGGCTGAAAGGGGCCCAGTTAGTATAGAGTATAATTTGTCTAGCATGAAAAAGGAGTTCTTGTATTTTGAAGGGGGAAAGGGTACCTGATTAGAAGACGCACTTGGTGGGAAAGTGGTCACAGGTTCGACAGGGCCCTAACTTGGGAAGAGAGCATGAGTTAGTGAAGAGACAATGTAGGCATTGGTAGGTGGTGTGGTTCCTGGCCGCCCTGGGGCCACTGCACATCCACTTCCCAGGGGCGTCCAGGCAACTGCGGAGCAGGGTCTCAAGTGGACATAAGTGCAGTGGGAAGAAACACCCAGaagactgtgtcagaggacagcttgtttatttgttaggggaatgggcttataagcattcacgtagtggcaggaaaaggaagggggtatgggtcacagggggattggcttatgaaggctgctggctgatacctcattaacatataggtttGGGTGGGGGTATACgtcacagggggattggctgtgtgaggacTGCTGGCTGATagctcattaacatatagggaccttCCAGATGAGTGGTAAAAAGTCACGTGGCCGCAGGAAACTGatacctaagtcttatcaggatgtccaggtgccccaggtggtggtggtggggttcaGCCTCACTCCTGCTGGTCTCGAGGTGAGTTTATCGGGGTCTAGACCTGCTGCAACCTCCTATGGCCCGGGCCCCTTAGCTGTGCCTGACAGATCAGGCCTGCTTAAACCTCCAGTGGCCCGGGGCCCTCAACTGTGCCTGGCAGGTGGGATGGTAATGGTGTTTcccaagaaattattttttttccttctaatacATAAC is part of the Jaculus jaculus isolate mJacJac1 chromosome X, mJacJac1.mat.Y.cur, whole genome shotgun sequence genome and encodes:
- the Otud6a gene encoding OTU domain-containing protein 6A produces the protein MDPHDEYQRVIRRHLLEKEELYAQIQSMKYSIPKNDKNRRKQMFLDAARHEAQMNQRHQQELEKLQDKLNYITGESITSSLAKMNQENLPPCSAKAQKRRQRTGLLQGPQERIALEETDLFSIYRLEEEEKVAAILRPKNLVMKTIPADGHCMYRAIQDQLAFSVTMETLRYHTASYMRKHMDDFLPFFSEPEGDNLYTQEDFLRYCNDIMFRSSWGGQLELRAISHILQTPIEVIQANSPIIVIGEEYHQKPLTLIYLHYACNFAEHYNSVKPIKTSPVGVRGLGPAPRLF